AGCGCGTCAGCCATGGATGGTATCGCTGTTAAGGCGAAGGATACCTTTTCCGCGTCCGATACCAGTCCGATTGTCCTTAAGCGGGGAGAACAGTTCATAGAGGTTGATACGGGAGACTACGTTCCTGGAGAGTTTGACGCGGTCATAATGATCGAAGACGTGAACTTTTTAAGCCATGATGAAGCAGAGATCATAGCCCCTGCTGTTCCTTGGCAGCATATCCGTTCCGTGGGCGAAGATGTTATCGCTTCTCAAATGATTATCCCTTCTTTGTACGTTATTGGAGCTTACGAGATCGGAGCTATGCTCACTTCAGGAGTGACAAAAGTTCAGGTAGTGAAGAAACCGCGGGTAGGCATAATCCCCACAGGAACCGAGTTGGTCGAACCAGGAGGGAAGGAACCGGAGCCAGGAGAGATTATCGAATCGAACAGCCGCATGCTGGCCTCGTTGTGCAGAAAATGGGGAGCAGAACCGTGCCGCTATCCACTGGTGGCTGATGACAAGGAAAAGATAAAGGAAGCCGTGTTAAGATGTGCCAGCCAGACGGATATCATCGTAGTCTGTTCTGGTTCTTCTGCGGGGCGAGAGGATTTTACCGCGGAAATAGTCCAAGAAGCGGGACGGCTTCTCGTGCACGGGTTAGCTACCAAACCGGGGAAACCGGCAATTTTGGGCTTGATTGAGGGAAAACCGGTTATAGGGGTTCCGGGTTACCCGGTCTCGGCGGCATTGGTTTTTGAGCTTTTGGCTCGTCCTCTTATCTACCGTAAACAAGGCTTGCGAACGCCTCCCAATCAGGAGGTCGAAGCCAAGATCTCCAGGAAACTGGCTTCGAGCATGGGGGTGGATGAATTCGTTCAGGTAAACTTGGGGAAGGTAGGAGGGGAACTGATAGCGTACCCGCTGGGACGGGGGGCAGGTTTGACCACCACTTTGGTCAAAGCCGATGGGGTTGTACGGGTTCCACGAGGGGTCGAGGGGTTCGAGGCCGGGGAAAAAGTGGCTGTGAGTCTGAAGCGCGACTGGGACATTATAGAGAAGACGTTGATCGTAATCGGGAGCCACGACATCGCTGTCGACTGGTTAGGTGACATCCTCAACCGTAAATTCGGGCTCAGGCTGGCTTGTACCAATGTAGGGAGCATGGGCGGACTAGTAGCTTTAAAGCACCGGGAATCCCATTTTGCCGGGATGCATCTTCTTGATCCCAAAACGGGAGAATACAACGTGAGTTATGTAAACAGGTATTTGGGTGGGAGCAAACCTGTGTTGGTAAACCTGGTACTGCGAGAACAGGGGCTCTTGGTGAAGAAGGGAAATCCTCTGGGCGTTCGAGGAGTGGACGATCTGGCCGGGTCAGGTGTCAGGTTCGTTAATCGGCAAAGGGGGTCAGGGACCAGGGTCTTGTTCGACCACCTCTTGCAGCAGGTGGGAATTGATCCCGGCCTCATCAACGGTTACGACCGGGAGGAGTTCTCCCACCTGGCAGTGGCGGCGGCGGTCAAAAACGATGCGGCTGACGTAGCCGTTGGCATATATGCGGCTGCCCGAGCCCTGGACCTCGATTTCATTCCCCTGCTGCAGGAAAGGTATGACCTTTGTTTTTTGAAGGGGGCAATTGAGGAGGAGACATTGGACGCACTTTTACATACCATCAGCAGTCCGGAATTCAGGGAAGAAGTCATGAAGTTCGGCGGGTATGATATGAGCCTGGCAGGCCAGGTGATATGGGAGGGCGACTGAAATTGTTGGACAGTTTGGGGCGGGAGATAAACTACCTGCGGGTCTCGGTTACCGACCGCTGTAACCTGCGCTGTCGGTATTGCATGCCTGAGGCAGGGGTGGAGCTGAAACCGCACTCCGAGATACTGAGCCTAGAAGAGATCCACCGGATAATTAAGGTCGGAACCCGGGTTGGCATACGCAAAGTCCGGCTGACCGGTGGTGAGCCATTGGTCAGGCGAAACCTGTCCCGTTTGGTGCAAATGATCCGCACCATCGACTTGATCGACGATGTCGCGATTACCACTAACGGCCTTCTGTTTCCGGAAATGGCAGGCGAACTTAAGGAAGCGGGTTTACACCGTTTGAATGTCAGCCTGGACACCATGAATCCCGAAAAATACAGTTTTATTACCCGTAACGGCAGCTTGAAACAGGCCTTGAGAGCGATCGAAACCGCTCTGGCGTTGGAGTTTCACCCGGTGAAGATTAATACGGTAGTGATGAGAGGCATAAACGATGATGAGATCATGGACTTTTGCCGGTTGGCATACAACCACCGTCTTCATGTCAGGTTTATCGAGTTCATGCCAGTGGGCGAGCTTGGTTTTTGGAGCAGGGACAAGGTTATAACCTGTGACGAGATTCAGGAGATGATTAAACGGGAATACCGGCTTAGCCCCTGGAAACTCTCGCGGGGCAACGGGCCGGCCAAATCATACCGTCTCGAGGGTGGACAAGGATCGATAGGGTTCATATCACCGATGAGCAACCATTTTTGTCACGAATGCAACCGCCTGCGACTCACGGCGGATGGCAAACTGCGCGGGTGTTTGTATGACCGGACGGAAATAGACCTGAAACAGGTTTTGAGACAGGGCGGGAGCGATGAAGAAATACTCCAGCTTTTCATCAAGGCTATCAACCTTAAACCGAACGAACACAAAATGGGACAAACCAGCTGGGGGTCAAAAAACCGTAAGATGTACCAGATAGGAGGGTGACCTTTGCAACTGACTCACATCAACCGACAGGGAAGGGCCCGGATGGTGGACGTTACCGAAAAGAGGGATACCGTAAGGGTGGCAGTGGCTCAGGCCATGGTGGAAATGCAGCCGGAAACCCTGCGGTTGATAATGACTGGAGGGGTAAAGAAAGGAGACGTGCTGGCCGTTGCTCAGGTAGCGGGCGTTATGGCGGCTAAAAAGACGCCTGATTTGATACCGATGTGCCATCCTCTCATGCTGACCGGGGTTGATATCACGTTTAGTTTTGACGAGCAGAACTCACGGATACTGATAACCGCAGAGGTCAAAACCACAGGCAAAACAGGGGTAGAGATGGAGGCGCTTACCGCTGCGGCGGTTGCGGCTCTGACCGTCTATGATATGTGCAAAGCGGTGGACAGGTGGATGATTATAAAAGAAGTCAAGTTGATAGAGAAAACGGGTGGAAAGAGCGGGCACCTTGTACGCGGGATCGATAACAACGAGGATGGTTAAGTCATAGGTTTTCGAGAAGGGTTGGGATTGGAAATGGAAGAAACCACAAGAACCGTCCTGTGGTTTAGGGTGGGGAAAGAAGCGAAAAGGAGGTATTGAGGTGCAGGGGAAGATCTTAGCAGTGTGCCGGAGCGAGGAAAAGGGCGTAAAAAAGAACGACATAGGTGAAGGATTTTTCAAAAAGGACCACGGTTTAGCAGGCGACGCTCACAGCGGGTCCTGGCACCGGCAGGTCAGTTTACTGGGGATCGAGAGCATCAACAAGATGAGGGCCAAAGGGGTAGATGTGAACCCGGGCGATTTTGCCGAGAACCTGACTGTAGAAGGGATCGACCTGTTTCACTTGCCGGTCGGGACCAGACTGCGGGTGGGGGAAAGGGTGCTTTTGGAGGTTACCCAGATCGGCAAGGAGTGTCACCAAGGTTGCGCCATAAGGGTGCAAGTGGGTGACTGTGTAATGCCCCGCGAAGGTATATTTGCCCGGGTGTTGGAGGAAGGCTGGGTCAGGACCGGCGATACAATTGAGGTGATTCAAAATGTTTAAAGCAGGGATTTTGGTTTTAAGCGACAAAGGGGCAAAAGGAGAGAGGGAGGACAAGAGCGGCCAGGTTATTAAAGAAATGATAAGCTCGATCGGGGCGGAAGTGGTGGCTTATGAGGTTCTTCCCGATGAAAAGGAGCTCATAGTCAATAAACTCATTGCCTGGTGTGATCAACTTGGGTTAGATATCATCCTAACTTCCGGCGGGACAGGGTTATCCCCGCGCGATGTCACCCCGGAAGCGACGGCGGAAGTGGTGGAGCGAACGATTCCGGGGATAGGGGAGGCGATGCGAGCCTACGGCCTGCAAAAAACGCCTAGGGCTATGCTTTCACGAGGAATATCCGGGATCCGCAAAAAAACCCTGATAATAAACCTGCCGGGCAGCGTTAAAGGGGCCAGGGAATCACTGGAAGCTGTCATACCGGCTTTGGATCATGCCTTGGAAACTTTACAGGGACGGGCAAACGAATGCGGGCAAGCGTGATCGACGACAGAAAAAACTTAAAAGAAGAAGTTAAAAGAAGGTATAACGAGAAAGAATTAGGTACAAAATAGTAATCGAGAGTATCAAAGAGATAAAAGAAAAGCAATAGGTTGCCAGGTTTTCGCGGGTAGTCTAATATTATTAGTGAATGTTAGCACTCAAGTTAAATGAGTGCTAACAATAATGTTATGAGATCATCAAAGAATCAGCGAAGGGGGTATAGCAGTGAACCTCAAGCCATTAGGCGACCGTATTGTTCTGAAGGTTATCGAAACAGCGGAGGAAAAAACCGCAAGCGGGATCGTCCTTCCCGACACCGCCAAGGAGAAGCCCCAACAGGGTGAGGTATTGGCAGTCGGCCCAGGGAGAATCCTGGACAACGGCGAGCGGATTCCGATGGAGGTTGCTGTTGGGGACAAGGTCATTTACTCAAAGTATGCAGGTACTGAGGTAAAGATCGACGGACAGGAGCTGCTGGTAATCAGCGAAAGAGACATTCTGGCTAAGGTCGAAGCCTAATGAGACGAGAAGTGAAGGGGGTATAGGGAAATGGCAGCAAAACAGTTACGGTTCAGCGAAGAAGCCAGGAGATCCTTGGAAAAAGGGGTAGATACCCTGGCAAACGCGGTCAAGGTCACACTCGGGCCCAAGGGTAGAAACGTGGTTCTGGAGAGGAAATTCGGGTCCCCGACCATTACCAATGACGGGGTAACCATCGCCAAGGACATCGACCTGGAAGATCCGTGGGAAAACATGGGTTGCCAGTTGGTTAAAGAAGTCGCTACCAAGACTAACGATGTTGCCGGTGACGGCACGACCACGGCAACAGTTTTGGCCCAGGCCATGATCAAAGAAGGGTTGAAGAACGTGGCGGCCGGAGCCAACCCGATGATCATGAAGCGGGGTATCGACAAGGCGGTTAAAGTAGCAGTTGAGGCTCTAAAAGAGATCAGCAAACCGGTAGAAAGCAAGGCGGCGATTGCTTCGGTAGCTTCGATCTCAGCAGCAGACACGGAGATCGGGGACCTGATAGCCGATGCCATGGAAAAGGTTGGGCGCGACGGGGTCATAACCGTAGAAGAATCCCAGTCGGTAGGAACTTCTCTGGAAGTAGTCGAAGGTATGAATTTTGACCGCGGCTACATCTCTCCTTACATGATTACCGATCCGGACAAAATGGAGGCTACTCTGAGCGAGCCTTACATTCTGGTTACCGATAAGAAGATATCTTCCATTAACGATATCCTGCCCGTGCTGGAAAAAGTTGTACAGACCGGCAAGCCGCTTTTGCTGATTGCAGAGGATGTGGAAGGAGAAGCCCTTGCTACTTTGGTGGTCAACAAGTTGAGGGGTACCTTCACCTGTGTCGCGGTCAAGGCTCCGGCATTTGGTGAAAGAAGAAAAGCTATGCTGCAGGATATCGCAATCCTTACCGGCGGTGAAGTGGCTTCCGAAGAACTGGGAGTGAAGCTGGAGAATGTTACCCTCAACATGATGGGTAGGGCGCGTCAAGTAAGGGTCAAGAAAGACGAGACCATCATCATTGACGGCGCTGGCAGCGAGCAGGCCATCAAAGAGCGCATCAACCAGATAAAGAAGCAGATCGAAGAAACCAAGTCGGAATACGACCGGGAAAAACTTCAAGAAAGGCTGGCTAAGCTCGCGGGTGGCGTAGCGGTCATTCAAGTCGGTGCGGCTACCGAAACAGAGCTGAAGGAGAAGAAACACCGTATCGAAGACGCGCTGGCTGCGACCAAGGCTGCCGTAGAAGAGGGTATCGTGGCCGGCGGAGGAACGGCTCTTATCAACATTATGAAGAAGCTGGAAGACATCGATGCCAATGGAGACGAGCGTACCGGCGTACTGTTGGTGATGAAGGCCCTAGAAGAGCCGCTGCGGCAGATTGCCAACAACGCTGGTATCGAAGGGTCAGTGGTCGTACAAAAAGTGAAAGAACTGGAGGCCGGAATCGGTTTCAACGCTCTGACAGGCGAGTACGAAGACATGATAAAGGCGGGTATAATAGACCCGGTCAAGGTTACCCGGTCTGCTCTGCAGAACGCGGCCAGTATTGCCGGAATGTTGATCACGACCGAAACCCTCGTTACAGAAGTGCCGAAAGAAGAACCCCTGCCTCGGGGCGGAATGCCGGACATGATGTAAAGGCTCCCTCCCCTCATAGGAGAATATAAAGACAAAAAAGAACCCCGTTCCGGGGTTCTTTTTTATAGGCGGCTTTGGTGGTTTCTTGTCTCAGATTTTATACTTTTGTTTAAACCCTACTTGTTTACAGCTGTTTACGGGGTTTCTGTTCTTTTTATCGAAAACAACACGGCATTAGCGCTGTCGGGACACTGAAGTTCAACAACCGAGTTGATCCAATCTTCTGGGGAAGTTTGCCGGCAAGCGGCTGCTAGATACGGGAACATGGCCGACAATGCATAAAGGCAAAGGGGAGATTCACCTTGAGGAACTACCAGTGGGTCTTCGAAGACAAATTTTTGCCCTACTTGATACCCGGCGGAACAAAATCCTTTGACTTTCGTTACTTGTATCTCCAACATATTCCTCTACCTCCTTGCTCCTACATAGTAAGAATATTCTTCACCCTGAGACGGCATCTCCTGCTTCACCAGTTAAACATAAAACAACGCAACCAAATAATTCTCCATTTTGGACAGAATAGCGACCACACGTTCGTCTTGTAATCTAGCAGGGCATCTCTGGACCAATGTAAAAGCAAGATTCGTGCCACGCCTTGATATAACGTTCACAAAAAATAAAAAAGCCTGGTTTCCCTGATACACCTCGGCTTTCGAACAAAACTTGATTTGATGTTGTTGCCTCAAGTAGCCGATGCTACATGAGGTTGTCAGGAACCTACGAGTTTAGGTATCTAAACCGGTACACTGTATCGAGTAAGCAACTTTATACCGTCCTAGTCTCTTAGTTTTCGGTAGAGCACTGTGCGGTGAATTCCCAGCAGTTGTGCTGCTTCGCTTATCCGACCTTCACATTCCGATATCACCTGATTTATATACTCCTTTTCCACCATTTGCAATACGCTCTTTAGGGTTCCTCTGTAGACTGTACTTGTCTGGCGTAGGTGGCTCGTATCGCTTGAACGACGACTGCTATTTGGCAGGGATTGATCGCCCTCAAAATTCAAATAGTCACTGGTGGAGGTAACAACTAGTCTTTCGACAACGTTGCGCAACTCGCGCACGTTTCCGGGCCAGTTGTAATTCGTGAATGCTTCGAGTGTTTGCTTGGTAAATGTCTTTTTGAAAGAGTACTTCCTATTCAATTCATCCAGAAACTTATTAGCGAGAATAGGGATGTCCTCGGGTCTTTCCCTCAGAGGCGGCAGCTTTATCGGTACCACATTGAGACGGTAATACAAGTCTCTTCGAAACAGACCTTGTGCCATCATGGTTTTTAGGTCTCTATTGGTGGCGGCGATAAGGCGCACATTAGTTCTGTGAATACTCGTGCTGCCCAATCGTTGCACATCACCTGTCTCTAGGACTCTCAGCAGCTTGGATTGTACGGGTAACGGCAATTCCGCGACTTCATCGAGAAACAGTGTTCCTTTATGGGCGATCTCGAACAGTCCTGGTTTCCCTTGGGTGCTGGCACCTGTAAACGCGCCAGCAACATACCCGAAAAACTCCGACTCCATAAGTTCACTGGGTATTGCAGCACAATTCACCGGAATGAACGGTTCTTTAGCACGTAGACTGTTGCGATGTATATACCTTGCCATTACTTCTTTACCGGTTCCTGATTCCCCGAACAGCATTATTGTGCTGTCAGTTTTGGCAGCGGCACTGGCAACAGTCATGACCTGCTGCATTTGGGGGCTTTCAGCCACTATCTCCTTCCCTTCGGAATCTGCTTCTGCTAAATATTCCATCGCCTTTTTATATCGATTAGCGTTGGATCTTTCACGTTCCAGAAGCTCCATAAACTTATCGAACAAGTGTTGATCTCGTGAGTTGGTGATAACCATAACAACGTCGCCATTCTTGTCCAATACGGGCGTGCTGGTGGCCATCAGAGTAGTCCCGTACTTGCTCCTGATGAGGCCGGTAACTACTGAGCGAGTTTCGGTAGCCTCCCATGCTGTCGAGCGATCATACAACCCTTCTTTAACCAAATCCCTGACGTTTTTCCCTACCAGCTTCTTATGATCAACTCCTAGCAATCTTCCCGTGGAGCGGTTAGCCAACAGTACATTGCCGGACTTATCGGTAACAAGTATGGCGTCGTAGGAATTGATAATAACCTGAATCAATTCTTCTCGTGAACAGACTACTGCGACTTCCGAGCTTTCCCAAGCCATATAACTCCTCCTTTTTCAAAAAAACCTTCTAAAAGTCTTTGTTTGTTGAATTCGAAAAATTACTCCATTCCGATCTGTAAATCATACTGTTTGCTGACACGAATTGTTCACACATGATCTAGAGCGGTTTTCTTGTATTGCCGCAGCGGTTGACTTATACTGATATTGCTTAACCCCCTCCTTCCCCAAAATATGTAGAGTCCACCAGGAACAAATTCCCTTATCTTTCTAAATGGGAAATCCAGCATGTCTTGGTTGCCGTTTGTGTCCGAACACAAAAACTGGTACTATTCTTGCTTGATTCGCTTACTGGTGGTATTCTTTTCGTAGGTGCAACTTCCCTATTGAGTGGTGTTGGGGCTATTTCCAAATTTTCCAAGATAGTCGTGCGTTCCTTTTTCTTGGCCGCTAGTTAATCACTTCTTATAGGGGCGTATAAGACGTCACCGAATACTTTACGATTACTCCAAAAAGCTTATCCAGTGGTAGACGGCGGAACAACAGTATAATAAATGTTGAGTGATACTTCAGGTATACAGTATGGAACACAGTGTTTGAGTTCACGGCACGACTATGTACTTTTGCCTGTAGACAAAAGCCATAGTTGGAGCTTCTCAAAGCCGATACGAATCCTGATAGTAGGGGGCATTATATAATTATGATAAAACAGCTTTTGCCTGGCATTTATCAGTTGAAGGTGCCTTTGCCCAGGAATCCTCTTAAAGCCATTAATTCCTACCTGATTGGAGGCCAGGCGAGGAGTCTCCTCGTCGATACTGGTTTCAACTGGCCTGAGTGTAAGGAAGCCCTGCTTAAGGGAATTGAAACCCTGGGAGTAGATTGGGCAGAGATAGACTTTTTTGTAACTCACTTACACGGGGACCATTTCGGGCTGGTCTATGACCTGGCAAGACAGGAATCAGTAGTTTATTGCAGCGAGGTTGATGCCAACATAATCAAGGCCAACAGGTCCACCGCTTATTGGCAAGAGATTAATTCATTTTATCTCATGCATGGTTACCCACCCCATGAACTAGATCAAGGAGATACCCTTAGGAGCTATGTCTCTGGAACCGACATCAATTTTAAATATGTAAATGAAGGCGACTGTTTGGAATACGGCGGTTATCACCTAGTCTGCATAAGCACTCCAGGGCACACTCCGGGGCACATGTGCCTTTACGAGCCTGAACGTAAGTTTCTGATATCGGGTGATCACATTCTCGCTGACATTACCTCCAATATCACTGGTAGGCCAGGGTGGAACGATTCTCTCGGACAGTATCTCAAGAGCTTGGAAAAAATAAATGCTATGGATATAAATTTGGTTCTGCCCGGCCACAGAAGTATTATAAGAAACCATCACCGAAGAATTGAAGAACTTAAGCTTCATCATAAAAAGAGGCTGGAAGAGGTTCAGACCATTCTTCAAGATGGTCCCATGAGTGCCTACCAGGTTGCGAGCCTCATGCATTGGGACTTGACATACGATTCCTGGGAACAAATTCCCAGTTTTCAAAAATGGTTCGCCACCGGCGAGGCTATTGCTCACTTGGAGCATTTAGTACATGTGAATGTATTGCGAAAAATTGAGCAAGACGGAGGAGTAATTTATGCACTACCTGACTAAATGTTTCGTCCTCCGCAGGAGGGGAAAAAGCCCCTCATTGTGAGCAATGTGTAACGGTTTTGTTGCTTGCTCTCCTAGTCTGGATCACACTGTTTTGGAGTTTCATATATCTTGTCTACCTAATATTAATTATAGCTGGCGATGTCGGATTATGTCGAACATAATTCGTAATCCAGAGAAGGAATGATCAACAGCAAGCAAGAGTAAGGAAGGTTGCGCTGCGGATACACCATGACACAGAGTGCAACCTTGCGAATAGACTTTCTGCAACCTTTATTGGCAATCAACTCTCAGACTTCTGAGTAATTGAATGGGAAAGAGAGTCCGAATTCCCCTTATATTAAGGGGGATTCGGGCTTTTTCTTTTGGGGTGAGGTAGGTCTGTGGCATGCATTTTGCTCCAAAGACAAAAATGAAAGCATACCAGACGAAGGTATGCCGAGTAAAAGGGGATCTCAGGAAAGGGGGGGTCAACTAGACAAATCAGTTGATACGTTATCAAGATGAGCTAAACGTCAAAATCGGCCTGTTTGTCAACGCGAAGATGGTTAACGAACAAGTCCCTGCATGCAGTGTCTTCCTCGCTCTTTTGGCGGTTATGAAGTAATCGTTCAGTCTAGGGGTCTGTGTCCGACAATTATCTTCGCCCAGAGAAAAGAAGGAGGTATTTCGATATGCCGTATACCAAAGCTTTTATCCCCTACGGAGGATATTATTCAACGCCATTTGTCCGCTGGAATGGATCGCTGAAAGGGGAAAACCCTGTTGTACTAGGGGCTGCCACTGCAAGACGCTGGTTTGTGGAAAAGAAGATCGACCCGACCGTGCTTGATTTTCTGTACTATGGGCAGACAGTTACCAGTCCCCTAACGTTTTTTGGCCATGTTTATGCTGCTGCAGTGATTCTCGATCGGGTGAAAGATATACCCGCCATGGGCTTGAATCAAGTTTGTACAACGTCGGTAACAAGCCTGGCGTTGGCAGCTAACGATGTTGAGCTTGGAATGCACGAAGCAGTCTTCTGCCTTTCCAGTGATCGTACTTCAAGTCACGCTATAGTACTGACGCCCAACCCCAAGACTGGCGGAGTGGACATAGAGAACATCGTTCTCGACAACTTCGACCGTGACCCTTCACCGGGGGCAGGTTTGAAGATGTATCAGACGGCTGAGGCAGTGGCTAAAGAAGTTGGTATTACCAGAGAAGAATGTGACGAAGTAGCTTTGTTAAGGTATGAGCAGTATAACGACGCGCTAGCTAATGATCGGGCATTCCAAAAGAGATATATGTTCCCGGTGGAAATAAAGGCTGGCAAGAGCGTGAAGCTGATCGAGGAGGACGAAGGGATAACGTCTACTTCGAAAGAGGCACTTGCTAAGTTAAAACCCATGGAACCCGGCGGAGTGCTGACCTTCGGCAGCCAGACTCATCCTGCCGACGGCAATTGTGGGATTATAGTCACAACCCAAGAAAAGGCCAAAGAATTGAGTTCGGATCCGAATATAACCGTACAAATCCTCTCGTACGCGGTAGTAAGGGTTGCTCCGGGACGTATGGCAGGGGCACCGGCACCTGCATTAGCGGCAGCCCTAAAGAACGCGGGGTTAAGCGTAAGCGATCTCAGTCAAGTAAAAACCCATAATCCGTTCATCGTAAATGACATAAATACCGGCAGGCAATTAGGAATAGACCAGAAGATGATTAACAATTACGGATCCTCAATGGTTTACGGGCATCCCCAGGCACCGACTGCTGGAAGGGCCATTATCGAGCTGATCGAAGCATTGGCGGTGCAGGGCGGAGGTTATGGCGCGTTCACAGGATGTGCAGCAGGCGATATAGCCGCCTCAATGGTAATAAAAGTGAGCTAGGAGCCGGAGTCAAAACACGGGATTTCGCCACCAAGCTTCGCAGGTGAGGAGCGTAAATGAGATTGTCCTTGGCGCCGAGTTGTCCAACGAGGCGCGAGGCGCTAAGGCGAAACGCTCCACACACGTACAAGTGTAACGGAACTGCGGTCAGGATGTCGCCGGAATTAATGTAAACCAATGAACGTATAGCATGTGCTCCTATTACTGTCTTTTTCGAAGGAGGAGATGAAGGTATGCCAGCGAGATGGGAGAAACTGGAGAGAATTCCAGCACCACATTTCATCCCCACATTTGGACCCCTATCGGGGATGAGGTTGCTGCTTTCCGGTAGTATAGTAGCGGCACCGTTTGCTGCCCAGTTGTGCGCCGACTTTGGCGCGGAAGTAATTCACATTGAAATGCCCAGAATAGGAGACACCTATCGTACTCAGAAACCAGTGATAACAAGTGAAGACGGAACAAAGGCCATGGCTGCAGCATATTGTCAGAAACGCAATAAGTTGAGCTTTGCCCTCAACCACAATCTTAGCATCCCGGAATCCAAGGAAATATTCTATTCATTGATCAAGCAATGTGACGTATGGCTTGAGAATATGGTGTGGCTAGACAAACTGGGTGTTGACTGCAAAGAGCTATTGGAAATAAACCCCAAACTTATCATCGTGCATGTCAGTGGTTTTGGACGTCCTCAGTTTGGTGGCGACCCGCGCATATGCAACCGGCCCTCCTATGACCCGGTTGGTCAATGCGAGGGTGGACTGGCTAATATGATTGGTTTTCCAGACGGCCCGCCGATGTACGCACAACCCTTTGTCAATGACTATCTGACTGCTACCTATGCGTTTGGAGCAATTTGTGCCGCCTATATCCACGTGCTTAAAGGCGGAAAAGGACAGGAGATTGACATAGCGCAGGTAGAGACCCAGGCACGTAACCTTGACGATCACTGGGCTGCTTATATCAACCTTGGAGTAGAGAAAAGCCGTGTCGGCAACCGGGTTCCCATATTCCAGCCTGCTTCGATGCACAAGTGCAAGGATGGTCGCT
The sequence above is drawn from the Syntrophothermus lipocalidus DSM 12680 genome and encodes:
- the moaC gene encoding cyclic pyranopterin monophosphate synthase MoaC, yielding MQLTHINRQGRARMVDVTEKRDTVRVAVAQAMVEMQPETLRLIMTGGVKKGDVLAVAQVAGVMAAKKTPDLIPMCHPLMLTGVDITFSFDEQNSRILITAEVKTTGKTGVEMEALTAAAVAALTVYDMCKAVDRWMIIKEVKLIEKTGGKSGHLVRGIDNNEDG
- a CDS encoding MOSC domain-containing protein translates to MQGKILAVCRSEEKGVKKNDIGEGFFKKDHGLAGDAHSGSWHRQVSLLGIESINKMRAKGVDVNPGDFAENLTVEGIDLFHLPVGTRLRVGERVLLEVTQIGKECHQGCAIRVQVGDCVMPREGIFARVLEEGWVRTGDTIEVIQNV
- the groL gene encoding chaperonin GroEL (60 kDa chaperone family; promotes refolding of misfolded polypeptides especially under stressful conditions; forms two stacked rings of heptamers to form a barrel-shaped 14mer; ends can be capped by GroES; misfolded proteins enter the barrel where they are refolded when GroES binds), whose protein sequence is MAAKQLRFSEEARRSLEKGVDTLANAVKVTLGPKGRNVVLERKFGSPTITNDGVTIAKDIDLEDPWENMGCQLVKEVATKTNDVAGDGTTTATVLAQAMIKEGLKNVAAGANPMIMKRGIDKAVKVAVEALKEISKPVESKAAIASVASISAADTEIGDLIADAMEKVGRDGVITVEESQSVGTSLEVVEGMNFDRGYISPYMITDPDKMEATLSEPYILVTDKKISSINDILPVLEKVVQTGKPLLLIAEDVEGEALATLVVNKLRGTFTCVAVKAPAFGERRKAMLQDIAILTGGEVASEELGVKLENVTLNMMGRARQVRVKKDETIIIDGAGSEQAIKERINQIKKQIEETKSEYDREKLQERLAKLAGGVAVIQVGAATETELKEKKHRIEDALAATKAAVEEGIVAGGGTALINIMKKLEDIDANGDERTGVLLVMKALEEPLRQIANNAGIEGSVVVQKVKELEAGIGFNALTGEYEDMIKAGIIDPVKVTRSALQNAASIAGMLITTETLVTEVPKEEPLPRGGMPDMM
- a CDS encoding MogA/MoaB family molybdenum cofactor biosynthesis protein, which encodes MFKAGILVLSDKGAKGEREDKSGQVIKEMISSIGAEVVAYEVLPDEKELIVNKLIAWCDQLGLDIILTSGGTGLSPRDVTPEATAEVVERTIPGIGEAMRAYGLQKTPRAMLSRGISGIRKKTLIINLPGSVKGARESLEAVIPALDHALETLQGRANECGQA
- the groES gene encoding co-chaperone GroES; this encodes MNLKPLGDRIVLKVIETAEEKTASGIVLPDTAKEKPQQGEVLAVGPGRILDNGERIPMEVAVGDKVIYSKYAGTEVKIDGQELLVISERDILAKVEA
- a CDS encoding molybdopterin biosynthesis protein; this encodes MVRRVYIDNKPLEEAFALLWTELENAGFFVLEGEEVDVEDALGRITVVPVVAKRSSPHYSASAMDGIAVKAKDTFSASDTSPIVLKRGEQFIEVDTGDYVPGEFDAVIMIEDVNFLSHDEAEIIAPAVPWQHIRSVGEDVIASQMIIPSLYVIGAYEIGAMLTSGVTKVQVVKKPRVGIIPTGTELVEPGGKEPEPGEIIESNSRMLASLCRKWGAEPCRYPLVADDKEKIKEAVLRCASQTDIIVVCSGSSAGREDFTAEIVQEAGRLLVHGLATKPGKPAILGLIEGKPVIGVPGYPVSAALVFELLARPLIYRKQGLRTPPNQEVEAKISRKLASSMGVDEFVQVNLGKVGGELIAYPLGRGAGLTTTLVKADGVVRVPRGVEGFEAGEKVAVSLKRDWDIIEKTLIVIGSHDIAVDWLGDILNRKFGLRLACTNVGSMGGLVALKHRESHFAGMHLLDPKTGEYNVSYVNRYLGGSKPVLVNLVLREQGLLVKKGNPLGVRGVDDLAGSGVRFVNRQRGSGTRVLFDHLLQQVGIDPGLINGYDREEFSHLAVAAAVKNDAADVAVGIYAAARALDLDFIPLLQERYDLCFLKGAIEEETLDALLHTISSPEFREEVMKFGGYDMSLAGQVIWEGD
- the moaA gene encoding GTP 3',8-cyclase MoaA encodes the protein MLDSLGREINYLRVSVTDRCNLRCRYCMPEAGVELKPHSEILSLEEIHRIIKVGTRVGIRKVRLTGGEPLVRRNLSRLVQMIRTIDLIDDVAITTNGLLFPEMAGELKEAGLHRLNVSLDTMNPEKYSFITRNGSLKQALRAIETALALEFHPVKINTVVMRGINDDEIMDFCRLAYNHRLHVRFIEFMPVGELGFWSRDKVITCDEIQEMIKREYRLSPWKLSRGNGPAKSYRLEGGQGSIGFISPMSNHFCHECNRLRLTADGKLRGCLYDRTEIDLKQVLRQGGSDEEILQLFIKAINLKPNEHKMGQTSWGSKNRKMYQIGG
- a CDS encoding TIGR04076 family protein; this encodes MLEIQVTKVKGFCSAGYQVGQKFVFEDPLVVPQGESPLCLYALSAMFPYLAAACRQTSPEDWINSVVELQCPDSANAVLFSIKRTETP